One genomic region from Pseudomonas sp. R5-89-07 encodes:
- the ahpC gene encoding alkyl hydroperoxide reductase subunit C translates to MPIINSQVKPFKATAFKNGSFVDVTDADLKGKWSVVFFYPADFTFVCPTELEDLADNYAEFQKLGVEIYSVSTDTHFAHAAWHNTSPAIGKIQYTMIGDPTLTISRNFDVLIEEAGLADRGTFVINPEGQIKIVELNDGGVGRDASELLRKIKAAQYVAAHPGEVCPAKWKEGEATLAPSLDLVGKI, encoded by the coding sequence ATGCCTATCATCAACAGCCAAGTAAAACCGTTTAAAGCCACCGCTTTCAAGAACGGCAGCTTCGTCGATGTGACTGACGCTGACCTGAAAGGCAAGTGGTCGGTAGTGTTCTTCTACCCAGCCGACTTCACCTTCGTTTGCCCAACCGAACTGGAAGACCTGGCTGACAACTACGCCGAATTCCAGAAGCTGGGCGTCGAAATCTACAGCGTTTCCACCGACACTCACTTTGCCCACGCGGCCTGGCACAACACTTCGCCAGCCATCGGCAAGATCCAGTACACCATGATCGGCGACCCAACCCTGACTATCTCGCGCAACTTCGACGTGCTGATCGAAGAAGCCGGCCTGGCAGACCGCGGTACGTTCGTGATCAACCCGGAAGGCCAGATCAAGATCGTTGAACTGAACGACGGCGGTGTTGGCCGTGATGCTTCCGAGCTGCTGCGCAAGATCAAGGCTGCTCAGTACGTGGCTGCCCACCCAGGCGAAGTGTGCCCAGCCAAGTGGAAAGAAGGCGAGGCCACCCTGGCTCCGTCCCTGGACCTGGTCGGCAAGATCTAA